In a single window of the candidate division KSB1 bacterium genome:
- a CDS encoding YceI family protein, translating to MAKWTFEPGHTAAEFRARHMMVTWVRGHFTDIHGSLEFDPIDPRKSSVEITIDASKIWTGDENRDGHLRSADFLDCENHPEITFKSNKVEQTGDNDYSVMGDLTLRGVTREVQMEVHYLGQWQTSFWVDGVDKGPKARAGFEATIKINRHDFGVSWNDTMDKGGLVVGNDVHIVIDAEAIMD from the coding sequence ATGGCAAAATGGACTTTTGAACCAGGTCATACTGCAGCGGAATTTCGCGCCAGACATATGATGGTAACCTGGGTGCGCGGTCACTTTACAGATATTCACGGTTCTCTTGAGTTTGATCCAATTGATCCGCGAAAATCTTCCGTGGAAATAACAATCGACGCAAGCAAAATTTGGACCGGCGATGAGAATAGGGATGGCCATTTGCGGAGCGCAGATTTTTTAGATTGTGAAAACCATCCTGAAATAACCTTTAAGAGTAATAAAGTAGAACAAACCGGCGACAATGACTACTCGGTTATGGGTGATCTCACCCTACGCGGGGTTACCCGCGAAGTGCAGATGGAGGTCCATTATTTAGGCCAATGGCAAACTTCATTCTGGGTAGATGGGGTTGATAAAGGACCCAAAGCCCGGGCTGGTTTTGAAGCAACCATAAAGATCAACCGCCATGATTTTGGCGTAAGCTGGAATGATACGATGGACAAAGGCGGGCTTGTAGTGGGTAATGATGTTCACATTGTTATCGATGCTGAAGCTATTATGGATTAA
- a CDS encoding glycosyltransferase family 9 protein, producing the protein MKAESVKTDCFHYKGHIPCWPNKKYDVSCDSCDHYKPIRTKVLIIKLAAIGDVIRTTPLLKKLRETTQNCHISWVTDSPEILSHRHVDQIYKFNFKSAFILSNASFDIAINLDKDLDACTLLDKIQASQKYGFGLKDGTVFPVNSLAEHKYLTGIFDHLSKENKKNYLQEIFELCGFEFNQEPYVLEADPKYQVKWAGLREQAGSKKIIGLNIGCGTRWLTRLWPDEYWFELIRNLQDAQHYPILLGGNDEDEKNTAFSEKTNAFYPGTFSLLEFISLTSQCDIIISAVTMMMHIAIGLKIPLVLFNNIFNPHEFELYDNGIILQPDTGCDCYYGNTCQRDRHCMYDLPVNSVHNAIDELLDR; encoded by the coding sequence ATGAAAGCTGAATCGGTCAAGACAGATTGTTTCCATTACAAGGGCCACATCCCTTGCTGGCCAAACAAAAAATACGATGTGTCATGTGACTCATGTGATCACTATAAACCCATCCGAACCAAGGTTTTGATTATTAAACTTGCTGCAATCGGTGATGTTATTCGCACTACACCTTTACTTAAAAAGTTAAGGGAGACAACCCAAAATTGCCATATCTCATGGGTTACAGATAGCCCGGAAATACTTTCGCACAGGCATGTTGATCAAATTTACAAATTCAATTTTAAATCAGCCTTCATTCTCTCAAATGCAAGCTTCGATATTGCCATCAATTTGGACAAAGACCTCGATGCATGTACATTATTGGATAAAATCCAGGCTTCACAAAAATACGGTTTCGGCTTAAAAGACGGTACTGTTTTTCCGGTAAATTCTCTAGCCGAACACAAATATCTGACAGGTATATTCGATCATTTGTCAAAAGAAAATAAGAAGAATTATCTACAAGAAATCTTTGAGCTATGTGGCTTTGAGTTCAACCAAGAACCATATGTTCTGGAAGCAGATCCAAAATATCAGGTTAAGTGGGCCGGATTAAGAGAACAAGCGGGTTCGAAAAAAATAATCGGTTTAAATATCGGTTGCGGGACGAGATGGCTCACTCGTTTGTGGCCCGATGAATATTGGTTTGAATTAATCCGAAACTTACAAGATGCGCAACACTATCCGATTCTGTTGGGCGGGAATGATGAAGATGAAAAGAACACGGCGTTTTCCGAAAAAACCAATGCATTTTACCCGGGGACTTTCTCACTGCTGGAATTTATCTCTCTAACCTCGCAATGTGATATAATTATTTCTGCTGTGACCATGATGATGCATATTGCAATTGGACTAAAGATCCCGCTGGTTTTGTTTAACAATATCTTCAATCCGCATGAATTTGAACTTTATGATAACGGCATCATTTTACAACCGGATACCGGTTGCGATTGTTATTATGGCAATACATGTCAGCGTGACCGGCACTGCATGTATGATCTTCCAGTGAATTCGGTTCACAATGCTATCGATGAATTATTGGATCGATGA
- a CDS encoding glycosyltransferase — MKIALLSTLYPFRGGIAQFNAALFNEFKKNHTTKAYTFTRQYPNLLFPGQTQYVTESDNAEVIESEEVLDSINPLSYYLTARKINLYRPDLLIAKFWMPFFAPSLGYVSKKLRKQGTKSIAIIDNLIPHEKRIGDLALVKYFINRFDAFVVMSKVVEQDLLRVLPKAQYVLHPHPIYDHFAKKVEKEKALNQLNLPQDKKILLFFGFIRKYKGLDILLRSMRHLSDDYLLLVAGEIYGSFDEYQKIIDEEEIAGKVSLHIRYINDDEVPLFFSAADVTALPYKSATQSGIAQIAMHYELPLIVTQKGGLPELIEHEKTGLILKNEDAEELARLIDYYFQNNCKSKFASEIAKQKDRYSWPQFTQSLLTLYEQLS, encoded by the coding sequence ATGAAAATAGCATTACTCTCCACCCTCTACCCTTTTCGTGGCGGTATTGCTCAATTTAATGCGGCTCTATTTAATGAATTCAAAAAAAATCATACCACCAAAGCCTATACCTTCACAAGGCAGTATCCCAATTTATTATTCCCGGGGCAAACACAATATGTGACCGAATCTGATAATGCTGAAGTAATCGAATCTGAGGAGGTGTTAGATTCAATTAATCCATTGTCTTATTATTTAACTGCAAGAAAAATAAATTTATATCGACCAGATCTTTTGATTGCGAAATTTTGGATGCCTTTTTTTGCACCATCCCTTGGATATGTGTCAAAAAAATTGCGAAAGCAAGGGACAAAATCGATTGCCATAATAGATAATTTGATTCCCCATGAAAAAAGAATAGGCGACTTGGCCCTGGTCAAATATTTTATCAATCGTTTTGATGCCTTTGTTGTGATGAGCAAAGTAGTCGAACAGGATTTATTGCGAGTTTTACCTAAGGCTCAATATGTTCTGCATCCCCACCCGATTTATGATCATTTTGCCAAGAAGGTCGAAAAAGAAAAAGCGCTAAATCAACTGAACCTTCCGCAAGACAAAAAGATACTGCTCTTTTTCGGATTCATTCGAAAATATAAAGGACTGGATATTCTACTCAGATCTATGCGCCATTTAAGTGATGATTATCTTCTGCTTGTAGCCGGTGAAATCTATGGCAGTTTTGATGAATATCAAAAAATAATTGATGAAGAAGAAATCGCCGGGAAAGTCAGCTTGCATATTCGTTATATTAATGATGATGAAGTCCCACTATTTTTCTCGGCAGCGGATGTGACTGCTCTCCCTTATAAATCAGCCACACAGAGTGGGATTGCGCAGATTGCAATGCATTATGAATTGCCGCTTATCGTGACCCAAAAAGGCGGATTACCCGAACTGATTGAACACGAGAAAACCGGACTCATCCTTAAAAATGAAGATGCCGAAGAATTAGCCCGTTTAATCGACTATTATTTTCAAAATAATTGTAAATCAAAATTCGCTAGTGAGATTGCAAAACAAAAGGACCGGTACTCCTGGCCACAATTTACCCAAAGCCTCTTAACACTTTATGAACAACTTTCTTGA
- a CDS encoding photosynthetic reaction center cytochrome c subunit — protein MPLSQFDFPADEKETKEIARFMLKMTKEINSQYMTKLGREKTIEVNCTTCQHGQNLQQTLEEVLTATVSEEGIQAAISKYHDLRELSFVYDFRKNVLTRLASQLAMQNQSEEAIEILKLNIDHYPN, from the coding sequence ATGCCACTTTCGCAATTCGATTTTCCTGCAGATGAAAAAGAGACCAAAGAAATTGCTCGGTTTATGCTCAAGATGACCAAAGAAATTAACAGCCAATATATGACAAAATTGGGTAGAGAGAAAACCATTGAAGTCAATTGTACAACCTGTCAGCATGGCCAGAATCTGCAGCAAACGCTTGAAGAGGTACTGACGGCAACCGTTTCTGAAGAAGGTATACAAGCAGCTATCTCAAAATACCATGATTTGCGGGAACTCAGCTTTGTTTACGATTTTCGGAAAAATGTACTAACCCGGCTTGCCAGTCAACTGGCAATGCAAAATCAAAGTGAAGAAGCAATCGAAATACTTAAATTGAATATTGATCATTATCCTAACTAA